In one Desulfoferula mesophila genomic region, the following are encoded:
- a CDS encoding CoA-binding protein yields MSLRSTLDNPGDQEVKELLGQVKRIAVVGLSDKPTRDSYRVARYLQDHGYEVIPVNPMAQEILGQRSYPDLASVPGPVDLVDVFRRSDAVPEIAEAAVKIKPKALWMQLDVQSQKSADLARRHGIMVVQDACLKVEHHRLLS; encoded by the coding sequence ATGTCCCTTAGAAGCACGCTCGACAATCCCGGCGACCAAGAGGTCAAGGAACTTTTGGGGCAGGTCAAGCGCATCGCCGTGGTGGGGCTTTCCGACAAGCCCACCCGCGACAGCTACCGCGTGGCCCGCTACCTGCAAGACCACGGCTACGAGGTCATCCCCGTCAACCCCATGGCCCAGGAGATTCTGGGGCAAAGGTCCTACCCCGACCTGGCCTCGGTGCCCGGCCCGGTGGATCTGGTTGACGTGTTCCGCCGCAGCGACGCGGTGCCCGAGATCGCCGAGGCGGCCGTGAAGATCAAGCCCAAGGCCCTGTGGATGCAGCTGGACGTGCAGAGCCAAAAATCGGCCGACCTGGCGCGCCGGCACGGCATCATGGTGGTGCAAGACGCCTGCCTCAAGGTGGAGCACCATCGGTTGCTCTCTTGA